A section of the Flavobacterium ardleyense genome encodes:
- a CDS encoding outer membrane beta-barrel family protein has translation MNLTKFTFLAALLLLSFQLFAQRPDVAKVNVTGKVVEQTTKQPLGYATVTLFNVGSKTPVTGGLTNDQGEFELQVAKGTYDISVEFISFQIVDFKARKIDGNTNLGTISLRDDVTQLSEVVIRNETTAIDIKLDKKVYSIGNDLMVKGGTVSDVLDNIPSVTVDSDGAISLRGNESVRILIDGRPSTAINVAEALKMLPADAIDKVEVITNPSARYDSEGGAGLLNIILKKGKRDGFNGTVIGTVGDPENYGLSANLNFRDTEFNLFTSTGYSYRTSKGNSRTETEYLNPDGSVRNYITDRRTNERLNKGYNSTIGLEWFLADKTIWTNSLNVRESKGSNPDDVFYDNYDAAKNFQFTTARFNDSYNDDYNLEYATNFEKKFSKEGHIFTLDGSFSKEGDKDNSEINFGSETTFNHQTESRNSIKADYVLPIGEDSKFEAGYKGDFNKLYTIYKVDTLDISNNTYSSDNRYSNTLEYKENINALYTQFGTKFNKFSVLLGLRYEDTKVNINQITSSDYNTKTYRDFFPSAFLTYEISEKSSTSLSYSRRISRPRGRLINPFSNYSSNINLFKGNPDLNASYTDAIDLGYLHRWDKVTFSTSVYVNKTDQSVQFIRTESGDFVSTDSENSGILTPVIITTPINLATSLRYGFEFSLNYTPFKWWRLNSNFNLYGNDTKGDYTYTDFNGLEVTQNFDNEAISWFTRMSSKVTLPYKVDWQTTFNYYGPSTTAQGKSYGIAVLNLAFSKDFLNEKATVSLNVSDLLNTRKRRYDTNILNVLNSESEMQWRTRTIMMSLTYRFNQKKTDRQKVKPQSNDNGGEEFQG, from the coding sequence ATGAATCTAACAAAATTCACATTCTTAGCTGCTCTCCTTCTGCTCAGCTTTCAGCTATTTGCTCAAAGGCCAGACGTTGCTAAAGTAAATGTAACCGGCAAAGTTGTGGAGCAAACCACAAAACAACCACTCGGATATGCAACTGTAACCCTCTTTAATGTGGGTAGTAAAACTCCCGTTACTGGTGGTCTTACTAATGATCAGGGAGAGTTTGAACTCCAGGTAGCAAAAGGTACTTACGACATAAGCGTCGAATTTATTTCTTTTCAAATCGTTGATTTCAAAGCGCGCAAAATTGACGGAAACACAAACTTAGGTACAATCAGCCTTCGCGATGATGTTACCCAATTAAGTGAAGTCGTTATTAGAAACGAGACCACTGCCATAGACATTAAACTTGACAAAAAAGTATATAGTATTGGGAATGATTTGATGGTAAAAGGTGGCACAGTGAGTGATGTCTTGGATAATATTCCGTCTGTCACTGTAGATTCTGATGGAGCCATCAGCCTTCGTGGAAATGAAAGTGTAAGAATTCTGATTGATGGGCGACCATCCACTGCAATAAATGTAGCTGAGGCGCTAAAGATGCTGCCTGCAGATGCTATTGACAAAGTGGAAGTAATTACCAATCCATCTGCTCGTTACGACTCCGAAGGTGGAGCTGGACTTCTGAACATCATTTTGAAAAAAGGAAAAAGAGATGGATTTAATGGAACTGTGATTGGAACTGTAGGTGATCCAGAAAATTACGGGCTTTCGGCGAATCTTAACTTTAGAGATACTGAATTCAACCTTTTCACTAGTACCGGTTATAGTTATAGAACAAGTAAAGGAAACAGCCGTACTGAGACAGAATATCTAAATCCAGACGGAAGCGTTAGAAACTACATCACAGATAGACGTACAAATGAACGCCTAAACAAAGGGTACAATTCAACAATTGGTCTTGAGTGGTTTCTCGCCGATAAAACAATTTGGACAAACTCATTAAACGTTCGTGAAAGCAAAGGTTCAAATCCCGATGATGTCTTTTATGACAATTACGACGCTGCCAAGAATTTTCAATTTACAACAGCTCGATTCAACGATTCTTATAATGATGATTATAATTTGGAGTACGCTACCAATTTCGAAAAGAAATTTAGCAAAGAAGGACACATTTTCACACTTGATGGATCATTTTCCAAAGAAGGTGACAAAGATAATTCCGAAATAAATTTTGGCTCCGAAACTACTTTTAATCATCAGACTGAAAGCAGAAATTCTATTAAGGCCGACTATGTTTTGCCAATAGGAGAAGACAGCAAGTTTGAGGCAGGCTATAAAGGTGATTTTAATAAGCTATATACTATCTACAAGGTTGATACACTTGATATTTCAAACAACACCTATAGCAGCGACAATCGGTACAGCAATACTTTGGAGTACAAGGAGAACATTAATGCTCTGTACACTCAATTTGGAACTAAATTCAATAAATTTTCAGTCCTTCTAGGTCTAAGATATGAAGATACAAAGGTAAATATCAATCAGATTACAAGTTCAGATTATAATACAAAAACGTACCGTGACTTTTTCCCGAGCGCGTTTTTAACCTATGAAATTTCAGAAAAATCAAGTACATCTCTTAGTTATAGCCGTAGAATTTCTAGACCGCGAGGACGTTTGATCAATCCATTCTCAAACTATTCAAGTAATATTAATTTATTTAAAGGAAATCCGGATCTCAATGCTTCTTATACAGATGCCATAGATCTTGGATATTTGCACCGTTGGGACAAAGTTACCTTTAGCACTTCGGTCTATGTCAATAAAACTGATCAATCTGTGCAGTTTATCCGTACAGAATCGGGCGACTTTGTAAGTACTGATTCAGAAAACAGCGGAATCTTGACGCCAGTAATTATCACCACTCCTATAAACCTTGCAACAAGTTTGCGTTATGGATTTGAATTTTCGTTAAACTATACACCTTTCAAATGGTGGAGACTTAATTCAAATTTCAATTTATATGGCAATGATACCAAAGGTGATTATACGTACACCGACTTTAATGGTCTAGAAGTAACACAAAATTTTGACAATGAAGCCATTTCTTGGTTTACCAGAATGAGTTCAAAAGTTACTCTACCTTATAAGGTCGATTGGCAAACAACATTTAATTATTACGGGCCATCAACTACTGCTCAAGGTAAAAGTTACGGAATTGCTGTTCTCAATTTAGCTTTTTCTAAAGATTTCTTAAACGAGAAAGCAACAGTTTCCTTAAATGTAAGTGATTTGCTCAACACTCGTAAAAGAAGGTATGACACCAATATATTGAATGTATTGAACTCAGAATCAGAGATGCAGTGGCGCACCAGAACAATTATGATGTCATTGACATACAGATTTAATCAGAAAAAGACAGATCGTCAAAAAGTTAAACCACAGTCAAATGATAATGGTGGAGAGGAATTTCAAGGATAA
- the fumC gene encoding class II fumarate hydratase — protein sequence MEYRIEKDTMGEVQVPAVKYWGAQTERSRNNFKIGPSGSMPREIIQGFAYLKKAAAYANHDLGVLSIEKRDAIAAVCDEILAGKLDDQFPLVIWQTGSGTQSNMNVNEVIANRAQVLAGFKIGEGEAVVKANDDANKSQSSNDTFPTGMHIAAYKAAVEITIPGVKQLQKTLEQKAEEFKNIVKIGRTHLMDATPLTLGQEISGYAAQLKYGIKALENTLPHLSELALGGTAVGTGLNTPEGYDVKVAAYIAEFTGLPFITAPNKFEALAAHDAIVESHGALKQLAVSLNKIANDVRMLASGPRSGIGEIIIPANEPGSSIMPGKVNPTQCEALTMVCAQVIGNDMAIAVGGMQGQYELNVFKPVMAANFLQSAELLGDACVSFDIHCAQGIEPNHKRIKELVDNSLMLVTALNTKIGYYKSAEIAQTAHANGTTLKEEAVRLGYVTAEDFDAWVKPEDMVGKIQ from the coding sequence ATGGAATACAGAATTGAAAAAGACACCATGGGTGAAGTGCAGGTACCAGCAGTTAAATATTGGGGTGCACAAACAGAACGTTCACGCAATAATTTCAAAATAGGACCATCGGGCTCCATGCCTCGCGAAATCATCCAAGGATTTGCCTATCTAAAAAAAGCTGCAGCTTATGCAAATCATGATTTAGGTGTACTTTCTATCGAAAAAAGAGATGCTATCGCAGCCGTATGCGATGAAATCTTAGCAGGAAAACTTGATGATCAGTTCCCATTAGTTATTTGGCAGACTGGCTCAGGTACACAAAGTAATATGAACGTTAATGAAGTGATCGCAAACCGCGCACAAGTACTAGCAGGTTTCAAAATTGGCGAAGGCGAAGCAGTTGTAAAAGCAAATGACGACGCTAACAAATCTCAATCTTCCAATGATACTTTCCCAACAGGAATGCACATCGCAGCCTACAAAGCAGCGGTCGAAATCACAATTCCAGGAGTAAAACAACTTCAAAAAACACTAGAACAAAAAGCTGAAGAGTTTAAAAACATAGTAAAAATTGGCCGTACGCACCTGATGGATGCAACACCATTAACACTTGGACAAGAAATTTCTGGATATGCAGCTCAATTAAAATACGGAATCAAAGCACTTGAGAATACCCTTCCTCACCTATCCGAACTTGCTCTTGGTGGTACAGCGGTAGGAACTGGATTGAATACTCCAGAAGGCTATGACGTAAAAGTTGCTGCGTACATTGCTGAATTTACGGGACTTCCTTTTATTACAGCTCCAAACAAATTTGAAGCACTAGCAGCTCACGATGCAATTGTTGAATCTCACGGTGCCCTAAAACAACTAGCAGTTTCATTAAATAAAATTGCAAATGATGTTCGTATGCTTGCTTCAGGACCACGTTCTGGAATTGGCGAAATCATTATTCCAGCAAATGAGCCAGGATCTTCTATTATGCCAGGAAAAGTAAATCCTACGCAATGTGAAGCCCTAACCATGGTTTGTGCGCAAGTTATCGGAAATGATATGGCAATCGCCGTTGGAGGAATGCAAGGTCAGTATGAATTGAACGTTTTCAAACCAGTAATGGCGGCAAACTTCTTACAGTCGGCTGAATTACTTGGTGATGCTTGTGTATCTTTTGATATCCACTGTGCACAGGGAATCGAACCAAACCACAAACGTATCAAAGAATTGGTAGACAACTCATTGATGCTTGTTACAGCTCTTAACACAAAAATCGGTTATTACAAATCAGCAGAAATCGCTCAAACAGCACATGCCAACGGAACAACTCTTAAAGAAGAAGCAGTTCGCCTTGGATATGTTACAGCAGAAGATTTTGACGCTTGGGTAAAACCAGAAGATATGGTTGGAAAGATTCAGTAA
- a CDS encoding IS1182 family transposase — MLLQQQKIQLSAYSDLYDLVIPKENLLRKINDLIDFSFIYDELVSKYCLNNGRTAECPVRMFKYLLLKTIYSISDADVVERSRFDMSFKYFLEMAPEDGVINSSSLTNFRKLRLKDSDLLNLLIGKTVAIAIEKGIVNSKSIIVDATHTLSKSNPFSALQVLKERSKLLRKAVYNLDPDWKERMPKKNENNDLQKEIAYSKELIKAIESDTTLSLVPVVKEKLNLLKETIEDTQENLNLSKDKDAKIGHKSADSSFFGYKTHIAMTEERIITAAVVTSGERGDGPELPTLLKISQNNGIKVDTIIGDGAYSGKENLELTSGQEIKVVARLNPSITQGCRKEEDKFDYNKDADMFVCPAGHMAIQKSKQGKKNVGTNQILTFYFDVEKCKTCPLRDGCYKPGAKSKSYSVSIKSDLHKAQMDFQESELYKEKAKHRYKIEAKNSELKNVHGYGRANAYGIENMQMQGALAIFTVNLKRILKLNV, encoded by the coding sequence ATGTTATTACAGCAGCAAAAAATTCAGTTAAGTGCGTATTCCGATTTGTATGACTTAGTTATACCTAAAGAAAATCTTCTTAGAAAAATCAATGACCTAATTGATTTTTCTTTTATTTACGATGAATTGGTTAGCAAATACTGCCTCAATAATGGACGCACTGCAGAATGTCCTGTCCGTATGTTTAAGTATTTACTATTGAAAACAATCTATTCTATTTCGGATGCTGATGTTGTGGAGCGTTCTCGTTTCGATATGTCGTTTAAATACTTTCTTGAAATGGCTCCAGAAGATGGCGTAATAAACTCGAGTTCATTAACAAATTTTAGAAAGTTACGATTAAAGGATTCTGATTTGTTGAATCTTTTAATTGGGAAAACGGTTGCTATTGCTATTGAAAAAGGAATTGTAAATTCAAAATCAATTATCGTTGACGCTACTCACACCTTATCAAAATCAAATCCATTTTCTGCTCTTCAAGTTTTGAAAGAACGTTCAAAACTTTTACGTAAAGCTGTCTATAATTTAGATCCAGATTGGAAAGAACGAATGCCCAAGAAAAATGAGAATAACGATTTACAGAAAGAAATCGCCTATTCTAAAGAACTTATAAAAGCAATTGAATCGGATACTACATTGAGCTTAGTCCCTGTAGTGAAAGAAAAATTGAATCTATTGAAAGAAACAATTGAAGACACTCAAGAGAACTTAAACTTGTCAAAAGATAAAGATGCCAAAATAGGACACAAATCAGCCGATAGCTCCTTCTTTGGTTATAAGACTCATATTGCAATGACCGAAGAACGTATAATTACAGCGGCAGTAGTTACTTCGGGAGAAAGAGGAGATGGTCCTGAATTACCAACTCTTTTAAAGATCAGTCAAAACAATGGAATAAAAGTAGACACTATCATTGGCGATGGTGCATACTCTGGAAAAGAAAATCTTGAATTAACTTCTGGACAAGAAATAAAAGTGGTAGCAAGATTAAATCCTTCAATAACCCAAGGATGTAGAAAAGAAGAAGATAAATTTGACTACAATAAAGATGCTGATATGTTTGTTTGTCCAGCGGGTCATATGGCGATACAGAAATCAAAGCAAGGAAAAAAGAATGTCGGAACAAATCAAATACTCACCTTTTACTTTGATGTGGAGAAATGTAAAACTTGTCCATTAAGAGATGGATGTTACAAACCTGGCGCGAAAAGTAAAAGTTATTCAGTGTCTATAAAATCAGATTTACATAAGGCACAAATGGATTTTCAAGAATCGGAACTTTACAAAGAGAAGGCAAAACACAGATATAAAATAGAAGCTAAAAACAGTGAGCTAAAAAATGTGCACGGTTATGGTCGAGCAAATGCTTACGGAATAGAAAATATGCAAATGCAGGGTGCATTAGCAATTTTCACCGTGAATTTGAAAAGAATACTTAAATTAAATGTGTAG
- a CDS encoding ferritin-like domain-containing protein, translating into MNILKFLEEFTNDNMMSEVSSRRDVFGTFGSLSKKLAIAAVPFGLATATTKTYGAAAAAAADPVGALQFALTLEYLEDEFYDLALQSGVITDNRDQAVFMKISQHEQSHVTYLQTGLNAAGITPVSKPTFDFTAGGLFDPFNTANPSAKAQLFALAQAFEDTGVRAYKGQATNLQGSPYLTAALQIHSVEARHASEIRRMRGEKGWITGNERGIGMPMQTQATYNGEENITQGGVNVTTLGTGPIYSVAASTEAYDEPLSKDAVLAIASLFIVG; encoded by the coding sequence ATGAATATTTTAAAATTTTTAGAGGAATTTACAAATGACAATATGATGTCAGAAGTTTCCTCCCGACGCGATGTTTTTGGAACTTTTGGCTCTCTGTCAAAAAAACTCGCTATAGCCGCAGTACCTTTTGGTTTAGCCACTGCTACTACTAAAACCTATGGAGCCGCAGCCGCTGCAGCTGCCGATCCGGTTGGAGCATTACAATTTGCACTTACGCTAGAATATCTGGAAGACGAATTTTATGACCTGGCACTTCAATCAGGGGTTATCACAGATAATAGAGATCAAGCTGTTTTTATGAAAATCTCGCAACATGAGCAATCCCACGTGACTTATTTGCAAACAGGTTTGAATGCCGCTGGAATTACACCAGTTTCAAAACCAACTTTTGACTTTACTGCAGGGGGACTTTTTGACCCTTTTAATACTGCAAATCCAAGTGCAAAAGCGCAACTATTTGCACTAGCACAAGCTTTTGAAGACACAGGAGTTAGAGCATACAAAGGTCAGGCAACCAATTTGCAAGGATCACCTTATCTTACTGCTGCATTGCAAATTCACTCAGTAGAAGCGCGCCACGCTTCAGAAATTCGAAGAATGAGGGGAGAAAAAGGTTGGATCACAGGAAATGAACGTGGAATTGGAATGCCAATGCAAACCCAAGCAACTTATAATGGAGAGGAAAATATTACCCAAGGCGGCGTAAATGTCACAACCTTAGGTACAGGACCAATCTATAGCGTTGCAGCATCTACTGAAGCTTACGACGAACCCTTAAGTAAGGATGCCGTTCTTGCAATTGCGAGTTTATTTATTGTTGGATAA
- a CDS encoding ferritin-like domain-containing protein, whose protein sequence is MKSNVLKVHAPQQPFANNRRQFLKLSGLAVVSSGLLFACSDDDDNNPQNQGLFDLGKGDLGVLNYAYALEQLEADFYTKVVNGSYWSTATQKEKEVLQDLYYHEVNHRDFFSAAISAAVGSNTGAKLPILTFDYSGVNFNDRDSVLGTAKVLEDTGVAAYNGAGRLLTNPDYLVIAGKIVSVEARHASAIRTLINPTSVDFAGDDVVDPVTGLDRALNPSQILAAVGDTGFITTKFTANFLP, encoded by the coding sequence ATGAAAAGCAATGTTTTAAAAGTGCATGCGCCACAACAGCCTTTCGCAAACAACAGACGACAATTTCTCAAATTGAGTGGTCTAGCTGTTGTAAGTTCTGGCTTACTCTTCGCTTGTAGCGATGATGATGACAACAATCCACAAAACCAAGGATTATTTGATCTTGGCAAAGGAGATTTAGGGGTTCTAAATTATGCTTACGCATTAGAACAACTAGAAGCTGATTTTTACACTAAAGTTGTAAATGGATCTTATTGGTCTACAGCAACGCAAAAAGAAAAAGAAGTATTACAAGATTTGTATTACCACGAAGTTAATCACCGCGATTTTTTTAGTGCCGCAATCTCTGCAGCAGTAGGCTCTAACACAGGAGCAAAGCTTCCAATCCTCACATTTGACTATTCAGGCGTTAATTTTAATGATAGAGATTCAGTTCTTGGGACCGCAAAGGTTTTAGAAGACACAGGAGTTGCTGCTTATAATGGTGCAGGTCGACTACTTACAAATCCGGATTATTTGGTAATTGCAGGTAAAATTGTTTCGGTAGAAGCGCGTCATGCTTCTGCAATCCGAACTCTAATTAATCCTACCTCTGTAGATTTTGCAGGAGATGATGTTGTTGATCCAGTAACAGGATTAGACCGCGCACTAAATCCCTCACAAATCCTAGCCGCAGTAGGCGATACAGGATTTATTACAACCAAATTTACAGCAAACTTTTTGCCGTAA
- a CDS encoding RNA polymerase sigma factor, with product MKDKNVNGFNYLYDNYSASLYGVILRIVIFKDDADEVLQDVFVKIWNSSAQYDVSKGTLYTWMLNIARNSAIDKLKSKNFQNNLKNQSIPDFVSNHSSLAVNQTDHFNEIQNIVNKMKDDYKDIIIKSYFEGYTQQEISDNMNIPLGTVKTRTRSAFVELRKLLKEFKL from the coding sequence TTGAAAGATAAGAATGTGAACGGTTTTAATTATCTCTACGATAATTATTCTGCATCATTATATGGGGTTATCTTACGTATAGTTATTTTTAAAGATGATGCTGACGAGGTGTTACAGGATGTTTTTGTAAAAATTTGGAATTCTTCTGCACAATATGATGTTTCAAAAGGCACTCTATACACTTGGATGCTTAATATTGCGCGCAATAGTGCTATTGATAAATTAAAATCCAAAAATTTTCAGAATAATTTAAAAAACCAAAGCATTCCAGATTTCGTAAGTAATCACAGTTCACTCGCAGTGAATCAAACGGATCATTTTAATGAAATTCAAAATATTGTAAACAAAATGAAGGATGATTATAAGGATATTATAATCAAATCATATTTTGAAGGATATACACAACAAGAGATATCAGACAATATGAATATTCCGTTGGGTACTGTAAAAACAAGAACTAGATCAGCTTTTGTTGAACTTAGAAAATTATTAAAGGAATTTAAATTATAG
- a CDS encoding anti-sigma factor yields the protein MDIKAYISSGIIEQYALGIATPEEASILECVMKHNSEVEKAILEAQETLGDLALAHSVAPSIELKDKIASKLNFDIPEEIGSLGNSSIKMDSANYNINDSKSKSSNFWMIAASIILLVSLGWNVLNTTSKNTEIETLAQNNEALKVQIDAVEQQNNLLLNSEKIKLLGVETHPELLATILYSADQQVFLEVGNLPPTPAGKEYQLWAIVDGTPVDLGMYNDNNSQKLQAMKAVQNPQAFAITLENKGGSPTPTMDQMYVLGKVG from the coding sequence TTGGATATTAAGGCTTACATATCGTCAGGAATTATAGAGCAATACGCTTTGGGAATTGCTACTCCCGAAGAAGCTTCTATTTTAGAATGTGTAATGAAACACAATTCTGAAGTAGAAAAAGCTATTTTAGAAGCTCAAGAAACTTTGGGTGATCTTGCTTTAGCACACAGTGTCGCACCCTCTATAGAATTAAAAGACAAAATCGCTAGTAAATTAAATTTTGATATTCCGGAGGAAATTGGTTCCTTAGGTAATTCAAGTATTAAGATGGACAGCGCAAATTATAATATAAATGACAGCAAATCCAAAAGCTCAAATTTTTGGATGATTGCCGCATCTATCATATTGCTGGTGAGTTTAGGTTGGAATGTATTGAATACTACATCAAAAAATACCGAAATTGAAACTCTTGCCCAAAATAATGAAGCGCTTAAAGTGCAAATTGATGCCGTAGAGCAGCAAAATAATCTTCTACTTAATTCGGAAAAAATTAAATTACTCGGAGTCGAAACACATCCCGAACTTCTTGCAACAATCCTATATTCTGCAGATCAGCAAGTTTTTTTAGAGGTAGGCAATCTTCCACCCACACCTGCGGGTAAAGAATATCAACTTTGGGCAATTGTGGACGGTACGCCTGTTGATTTGGGAATGTACAATGATAACAATTCGCAGAAACTTCAAGCAATGAAAGCGGTCCAGAATCCGCAAGCTTTTGCAATAACGCTCGAGAATAAAGGTGGTAGTCCTACACCAACAATGGATCAAATGTATGTTTTGGGAAAGGTGGGTTAA
- a CDS encoding DUF2853 family protein codes for MSAREELIQKYAADLKDKCGITADMDLLTKVTIGCGPSIYNADASTIAASQPKELETVKKNFLIKKLGLTDADKLDEGIEAVMEKYGKSNRSKHRAVVYYLLTVHFKKESVYN; via the coding sequence ATGAGTGCAAGAGAAGAATTAATTCAAAAATATGCAGCAGATCTTAAAGACAAATGTGGAATAACTGCAGATATGGACTTATTGACAAAAGTCACAATAGGATGTGGACCTTCAATTTACAATGCAGACGCCTCGACAATTGCAGCTAGTCAACCAAAAGAGTTAGAAACTGTAAAAAAGAATTTTTTAATTAAGAAACTTGGCCTTACCGATGCAGACAAACTTGATGAAGGAATTGAAGCGGTTATGGAAAAGTATGGAAAATCTAATAGATCAAAGCATCGAGCAGTAGTATACTATTTGCTTACAGTTCATTTTAAGAAAGAAAGTGTCTACAATTAG
- a CDS encoding IS3 family transposase gives MRSKKDLVDIIYAKYKCSKAKIIKMVGIVASSYYRKPSLGRKGNTATTTTFHQTKGFVSQCVVVKSIKKILKHEFIDCGYRLMTSYLKRDGYKINHKKLYRIMKEEGLLKLENRISRSGSGRKFVKFRKVYTSRPLQCLEMDIKMVWVPNVGKNAYLLSIIDVHTRRILIDYFSFTIKQNHVIELLSQLFEDYQYPESVVIRSDNGSQFIAKSVREYLGLIGVQQEFTHVATPEENAHIEAYHGILKKEVFARFDYRTFGEIEQILKRFVPFYNNQRLHGLLGRITPMEKWSADKHLILMKKLTA, from the coding sequence ATCCGATCCAAGAAAGATTTAGTAGACATTATCTATGCGAAGTATAAATGTAGTAAAGCTAAAATCATAAAGATGGTAGGCATAGTTGCCAGTAGCTATTATAGGAAGCCTAGCCTTGGTCGAAAAGGAAATACTGCCACAACAACCACTTTTCATCAAACTAAAGGTTTTGTAAGCCAGTGCGTGGTTGTAAAGTCTATTAAAAAGATATTAAAACACGAATTTATAGACTGTGGTTATCGACTGATGACTAGCTACTTAAAAAGAGATGGCTACAAGATAAATCATAAAAAACTATACCGAATTATGAAAGAGGAAGGTCTATTAAAACTCGAGAATAGAATTAGTAGAAGTGGTTCTGGTCGTAAATTCGTGAAGTTTAGAAAGGTTTATACCTCGAGACCTTTGCAATGTCTAGAGATGGATATTAAAATGGTGTGGGTGCCAAATGTTGGTAAAAATGCTTATTTACTATCTATAATTGATGTTCATACTAGAAGAATTTTAATAGATTATTTTTCTTTCACTATAAAACAAAATCATGTTATAGAATTGCTTTCACAACTCTTTGAAGACTATCAATATCCTGAAAGTGTCGTTATTAGAAGCGATAATGGAAGTCAGTTTATAGCTAAAAGTGTGCGCGAGTATTTAGGTTTGATAGGTGTCCAGCAGGAATTCACCCACGTTGCAACACCAGAAGAAAACGCTCATATAGAAGCTTATCATGGTATTCTAAAGAAAGAAGTATTCGCCAGGTTCGACTATCGCACGTTTGGAGAAATCGAGCAAATATTAAAACGATTTGTACCATTTTACAACAATCAAAGGCTTCACGGACTTTTAGGAAGAATAACTCCTATGGAGAAATGGAGCGCTGATAAACATCTAATTTTAATGAAAAAATTAACCGCATAA
- a CDS encoding transposase has translation MKYKKWTLDQKLEILASSEEIGIVEACRKYGVSTGTLYNWKKKHEHKGEAGLKVTYDTKTKEHKEVVEENRILRKLLSDREIELEVQRELLKKKFGTSDPRKI, from the coding sequence ATGAAATACAAGAAATGGACTTTAGATCAGAAGCTAGAAATATTAGCTAGTTCAGAAGAAATAGGTATTGTGGAGGCTTGCCGCAAATATGGCGTTAGTACAGGTACTTTATATAATTGGAAGAAAAAGCATGAGCATAAAGGAGAGGCTGGCTTAAAAGTGACATACGATACTAAAACGAAGGAGCATAAAGAAGTGGTTGAGGAAAATCGTATTCTGCGTAAGCTCTTAAGCGATCGGGAAATTGAGTTGGAAGTACAAAGAGAGCTTTTAAAAAAAAAGTTTGGGACATCCGATCCAAGAAAGATTTAG